Proteins encoded together in one Falco peregrinus isolate bFalPer1 chromosome 2, bFalPer1.pri, whole genome shotgun sequence window:
- the SUPT4H1 gene encoding transcription elongation factor SPT4, whose product MALETVPKDLRHLRACLLCSLVKTIDQFEYDGCDNCDAYLQMKGNREMVYDCTSSSFDGIIAMMSPEDSWVSKWQRISNFKPGVYAVSVTGRLPQGIVRELKSRGVAYKSRDTAIKT is encoded by the exons ATGGCGCTGGAGACTGTCCCCAAGGACCTGCGGCACCTCCGCGCttgcctgctctgctccctcgTCAAG ACCATCGACCAGTTCGAGTACGATGGCTGCGACAACTGCGATGCCTACCTGCAGATGAAGGGCAACCGGGAGATGGTCTACGACTGCACCAGCTCCTCCTTCGATGG GATCATTGCTATGATGAGCCCTGAGGACAGCTGGGTCTCCAAGTGGCAGCGAATCA GTAACTTCAAGCCAGGTGTCTACGCAGTGTCTGTGACCGGCCGCCTGCCCCAAG GGATCGTCCGAGAGCTGAAGAGCCGTGGCGTGGCTTACAAGTCCCGAGACACAGCTATAAAAACCTAA